A region from the Halomarina litorea genome encodes:
- a CDS encoding M24 family metallopeptidase translates to MHPEKRARLDEFLDEEDVEAVWFARSASFAWLTGGDNVVDRAGDVGVAAVGYDGDGLEVVTDDIEAPRLRAEELPDDVPVEAYEWFGATLGEAVAERSARPAAVDFDVPGSSFEDLDASPLRQPLTDDDCEAYRALGRETAEAVEAVCRECSPEDTEREVAADLRERLARAGIDSPVALVGGEERAPTYRHYTPTDTEIGGYALASVTARRGGLYASCTRTVAFDPPEWLEERHDAASAVEVSALAATRAVGFEGSPEAAKEAKGGTAGDVFAALQSAYEAVGWPDEWRRHHQGGAAGFAGREWIATPGGKAPVVLPMGYAWNPTVEGAKSEDTVLVTGEGYEVLTATDGGDWPTQSVDAVGELDDGTDLELALDRPAVLEREG, encoded by the coding sequence ATGCACCCCGAGAAACGCGCCCGACTCGACGAGTTCCTCGACGAGGAGGACGTCGAGGCGGTCTGGTTCGCCCGCTCCGCCTCCTTCGCGTGGCTCACCGGCGGCGACAACGTCGTGGACCGCGCGGGCGACGTCGGCGTCGCGGCGGTGGGCTACGACGGCGACGGACTCGAAGTCGTCACCGACGACATCGAGGCTCCCCGACTGCGAGCGGAGGAACTCCCCGACGACGTGCCCGTCGAGGCCTACGAGTGGTTCGGCGCGACACTGGGGGAGGCCGTCGCGGAGCGAAGCGCCCGCCCCGCCGCCGTGGACTTCGACGTGCCGGGGTCGTCGTTCGAGGACCTCGACGCCTCGCCCCTCCGCCAACCGCTGACCGACGACGACTGCGAGGCCTACCGTGCGTTGGGCCGGGAGACGGCGGAAGCCGTCGAGGCGGTCTGCCGCGAGTGTTCGCCCGAGGACACCGAACGCGAGGTGGCCGCCGACCTGCGCGAGCGACTGGCGCGCGCGGGCATCGACTCCCCGGTGGCACTCGTCGGCGGAGAGGAACGCGCCCCCACGTACCGCCACTACACACCGACGGACACCGAAATCGGGGGGTACGCGCTGGCGTCGGTGACGGCCCGGCGCGGCGGCCTGTACGCCAGTTGCACCCGGACGGTGGCGTTCGACCCGCCCGAGTGGCTCGAAGAACGTCACGACGCCGCCTCCGCCGTAGAGGTGAGCGCCCTCGCCGCGACCCGCGCGGTGGGGTTCGAGGGCTCCCCCGAGGCGGCCAAGGAGGCGAAAGGCGGCACCGCGGGCGACGTGTTCGCGGCCCTCCAGTCGGCCTACGAGGCGGTCGGCTGGCCCGACGAGTGGCGACGGCACCACCAGGGGGGCGCGGCGGGGTTCGCGGGCCGCGAGTGGATCGCCACGCCGGGGGGCAAAGCGCCGGTGGTCCTCCCGATGGGCTACGCGTGGAACCCGACGGTCGAGGGGGCCAAGAGCGAGGACACGGTGCTCGTCACCGGGGAGGGCTACGAGGTACTCACGGCGACCGACGGGGGAGACTGGCCGACCCAGTCGGTCGATGCGGTCGGGGAACTCGACGACGGCACCGACCTCGAACTCGCCCTCGACCGGCCCGCGGTGCTCGAACGGGAGGGGTAG
- a CDS encoding histone deacetylase family protein, producing MRFGYREVCLDHDTGARHPERPDRLRAIRRALSRLHGVVYDDPDRASVEAVKAVHDADYVESVREFCEGGGGSWDADTVAVEATWDAALASAGLAQWAALEALDGADGNDTTFSLGRPPGHHAVEDDAMGFCFFNNVAVAAQTALEAGAERVAVFDWDVHHGNGTQDIFYDRGDVFYASVHERGLYPGTGEVPETGTGDGEGANLNLAYPPGAGDAEYAYGFDEAVAPAVERFDPDLFLVSAGFDAHERDPISRMRVSTEGYGLLTERCIDLAEGTDAALAFVLEGGYGLECLAESVSMVHEVFMGRDPMTPDRDANDGARSVVTDVREALNLE from the coding sequence ATGAGGTTCGGCTACCGTGAGGTCTGTCTCGACCACGACACAGGTGCTCGCCACCCCGAGCGACCGGACCGCCTCCGCGCCATCCGCAGGGCGCTCTCGCGCCTCCACGGCGTGGTCTACGACGACCCCGACCGGGCGAGCGTCGAGGCGGTGAAGGCCGTCCACGACGCCGACTACGTCGAGTCCGTCCGCGAGTTCTGCGAGGGCGGCGGCGGATCGTGGGACGCCGACACGGTGGCCGTCGAGGCGACGTGGGACGCCGCCCTCGCCAGCGCGGGGCTGGCGCAGTGGGCCGCCCTCGAGGCCCTCGACGGGGCCGACGGCAACGACACGACGTTCTCGCTCGGCCGGCCGCCGGGCCACCACGCCGTCGAGGACGACGCGATGGGCTTCTGTTTCTTCAACAACGTCGCCGTCGCCGCACAGACCGCCCTCGAGGCGGGCGCGGAGCGCGTGGCGGTGTTCGACTGGGACGTCCACCACGGCAACGGCACGCAGGACATCTTCTACGACCGGGGCGACGTGTTCTACGCCTCGGTCCACGAGCGCGGCCTCTACCCCGGCACGGGGGAGGTCCCGGAGACCGGCACGGGCGACGGCGAGGGGGCGAACCTCAACCTCGCGTACCCCCCCGGCGCGGGGGACGCCGAGTACGCCTACGGCTTCGACGAGGCCGTCGCGCCCGCCGTCGAGCGCTTCGACCCCGACCTCTTCCTCGTGAGCGCGGGCTTCGACGCCCACGAACGCGACCCCATCTCCCGCATGCGCGTCTCGACGGAGGGGTACGGCCTGCTCACCGAGCGCTGTATCGACCTCGCCGAGGGGACGGACGCCGCACTCGCGTTCGTCCTCGAAGGGGGGTACGGACTGGAGTGTCTCGCCGAGAGCGTCAGCATGGTCCACGAAGTCTTCATGGGCCGGGACCCGATGACGCCCGACCGGGACGCCAACGACGGGGCGCGCTCGGTCGTCACGGACGTCCGCGAGGCGCTGAACCTGGAGTAG
- a CDS encoding DUF7522 family protein, whose translation MSTTTLPDPLRESLVSASRTAIGDDLRSLVYFTPDEFEQLYLRSDLERGAALDAFVENERHGVDAQQTYGDTELGDYEYTVRAFSHGYVVRVMHGDRGAFATTDRMPIAQFEEVATAMRKVLAEK comes from the coding sequence ATGAGCACCACGACACTCCCCGACCCCCTGCGGGAATCGCTCGTCAGCGCCTCTCGCACCGCAATCGGTGACGACCTGCGGAGCCTCGTCTACTTCACGCCCGACGAGTTCGAGCAGTTGTACCTGCGAAGCGACCTCGAACGCGGCGCGGCCCTCGACGCCTTCGTCGAGAACGAACGCCACGGCGTGGACGCCCAGCAGACCTACGGCGACACGGAACTGGGCGACTACGAGTACACCGTCCGGGCGTTCTCCCACGGCTACGTCGTCCGCGTGATGCACGGCGACCGGGGCGCGTTCGCGACCACCGACCGCATGCCAATCGCCCAGTTCGAGGAGGTGGCGACGGCGATGCGGAAGGTACTGGCCGAGAAGTGA
- a CDS encoding desampylase, giving the protein MATLELPAEVYDAVVAHAREGAPEEVCGVLGGRREAGTCRVSRAERVPNVASTPETRYQLDPGDQLAAMRAVEDADGEVVGFYHSHPRGPRRPSATDEAQATWPDASYVIVSLDGTAPFVGSWRWTGERFEEEAVRVD; this is encoded by the coding sequence ATGGCGACGCTCGAACTCCCCGCCGAGGTGTACGACGCCGTGGTCGCCCACGCTCGCGAGGGCGCGCCCGAGGAGGTCTGCGGGGTGCTCGGGGGTCGCCGGGAGGCTGGGACCTGTCGCGTCTCACGCGCCGAACGAGTCCCGAACGTCGCTTCGACGCCGGAGACGCGCTACCAGTTGGACCCGGGCGACCAGTTGGCGGCCATGCGTGCCGTCGAGGACGCCGATGGGGAGGTGGTGGGGTTCTACCACTCCCACCCGAGGGGGCCGCGGCGACCGAGCGCCACCGACGAGGCGCAGGCGACGTGGCCCGACGCCTCCTACGTCATCGTCTCGCTGGACGGGACAGCGCCGTTCGTGGGGAGCTGGCGCTGGACGGGCGAGCGGTTCGAGGAGGAGGCGGTCCGGGTCGACTAG
- a CDS encoding EthD family reductase yields the protein MQKLVFGLNRPDDTDFEAFREYWLEEHAPIAAELPGLRRYTVSFPDDPDRSQYDGLAELWFDDRAALDAALASEAGEATATDLANFAGDDDMLQLVVEEHVVVE from the coding sequence ATGCAGAAACTCGTCTTCGGGCTGAACCGTCCCGACGACACCGACTTCGAGGCGTTCCGGGAGTACTGGCTGGAGGAACACGCCCCCATCGCCGCCGAACTCCCGGGTCTCCGCCGGTACACCGTCTCCTTCCCCGACGATCCGGACCGCTCGCAGTACGACGGCCTCGCGGAACTCTGGTTCGACGACCGGGCGGCACTCGACGCCGCCCTCGCGAGCGAGGCAGGGGAGGCGACGGCGACGGACCTCGCGAACTTCGCCGGCGACGACGACATGCTCCAGTTGGTCGTCGAGGAACACGTCGTCGTCGAGTAG
- a CDS encoding MutS-related protein: MRLEDYWGVGPKTAGALREELGEEAAIAAIEAADSRALVGAGVSRGRATRILRRVEGGEGLDLLATRDARAVYRDVVELVESFAITEYAADQLRVLTPLTDREAIESRLDETMAAVEAWRALDEGTREAVLDAFSGYDSRAGGEAASVETALALREVGVREGVFAPLADLDADALSEAGVALRALPEDGGTVETGADDELDRLRADLGRVEDMAAAPDEVLEAVQGTARDASAFRDALARHVTDETGVEGAAVREAMPGEATDAADFVSETLRGLARALRERVDEREATVREELEAAVETAREDVDAAVQAVDDIAVQVSLARFALAFDLRRPTLTTGEGGAESDSVLAVEAARSLDLLAAGVDVQPVTYAVGDHDLSDVPTGDRVGVLTGANSGGKTTLLETLCQVALLAHMGLPVPAERAEVSLVDSLVFHRRHASFNAGVLESTLRSVVPPLTGGGRTLMLVDEFEAITEPGSAADLLHGLVTLTVERDALGVFVTHLAEDLEPLPDVARIDGIFAEGLTPDLDLQVDYQPRFGTLGRSTPEFIVSRLVAQARDGEERAGFQTLARAVGSEAVQRTLADAKWTAEN, from the coding sequence ATGCGACTGGAGGACTACTGGGGGGTCGGACCGAAGACCGCCGGGGCGCTCCGAGAGGAACTGGGCGAGGAAGCCGCCATCGCGGCCATCGAGGCGGCGGACAGCCGTGCGCTCGTCGGCGCGGGCGTGAGTCGGGGGCGCGCGACGCGCATCCTCCGGCGGGTCGAGGGGGGCGAAGGACTGGACCTGCTCGCGACGCGGGACGCGCGGGCGGTGTACCGGGACGTGGTGGAACTCGTCGAGTCGTTCGCCATCACCGAGTACGCCGCAGACCAGTTACGGGTGCTGACGCCGCTGACCGACCGCGAGGCCATCGAGTCCCGGCTGGACGAGACGATGGCAGCCGTCGAGGCGTGGCGAGCGCTCGACGAGGGGACCCGCGAGGCGGTCCTCGACGCCTTCTCGGGCTACGACAGCCGTGCCGGGGGGGAGGCCGCGAGCGTCGAGACGGCCCTCGCCCTGCGCGAGGTGGGCGTGCGCGAAGGGGTGTTCGCCCCGCTCGCGGACCTCGACGCGGACGCGCTCTCGGAGGCGGGCGTGGCGCTCCGGGCGCTTCCCGAGGACGGTGGGACGGTCGAGACGGGCGCGGACGACGAACTCGACCGCCTGCGGGCGGATCTGGGCCGTGTCGAGGACATGGCCGCCGCGCCCGACGAGGTGCTGGAAGCGGTGCAGGGGACGGCCCGCGACGCGAGCGCGTTCCGGGACGCACTCGCCCGTCACGTCACCGACGAGACGGGCGTGGAGGGGGCGGCGGTCCGGGAGGCGATGCCCGGCGAGGCGACGGACGCCGCCGACTTCGTCTCCGAGACGCTCCGCGGACTGGCGCGCGCACTCCGCGAACGGGTGGACGAACGCGAGGCGACCGTCCGGGAGGAACTGGAGGCGGCCGTCGAGACGGCCCGCGAGGACGTGGACGCGGCGGTGCAGGCCGTCGACGACATCGCGGTGCAGGTGTCGCTCGCCCGGTTCGCGCTGGCGTTCGACCTGCGGCGACCGACGCTCACGACGGGCGAGGGCGGGGCCGAGAGCGACAGCGTTCTGGCCGTCGAGGCGGCGCGGAGCCTCGACCTGCTGGCCGCCGGGGTGGACGTCCAGCCCGTCACCTACGCCGTGGGCGACCACGACCTGTCCGACGTGCCGACGGGCGACCGGGTGGGCGTCCTGACGGGGGCGAACTCCGGCGGGAAGACGACCCTGCTGGAGACGCTCTGTCAGGTCGCCCTCCTCGCGCACATGGGTCTGCCCGTCCCCGCAGAGCGCGCCGAGGTGTCGCTGGTGGACTCGCTGGTCTTCCACCGGCGACACGCCTCGTTCAACGCGGGCGTCCTCGAATCCACTCTCCGGTCGGTCGTCCCGCCGCTGACGGGCGGCGGGCGGACGCTGATGCTCGTCGACGAGTTCGAGGCCATCACGGAGCCGGGGAGCGCGGCCGACCTGCTCCACGGTCTCGTGACGCTGACCGTCGAACGCGACGCGCTGGGGGTGTTCGTCACCCACCTCGCCGAGGACCTCGAACCGCTGCCCGACGTGGCGCGCATCGACGGTATCTTCGCGGAGGGCCTCACGCCGGACCTCGACCTGCAGGTGGACTACCAGCCCCGGTTCGGGACGCTCGGGCGCTCCACCCCGGAGTTCATCGTCTCGCGACTCGTCGCACAGGCGAGAGACGGCGAGGAGCGCGCGGGGTTCCAGACGCTGGCGCGGGCCGTCGGGAGCGAGGCCGTCCAGCGGACGCTCGCCGACGCGAAGTGGACCGCCGAGAACTGA
- a CDS encoding DUF6663 family protein, which produces MDRLRVLDSTRAADEFLLLDPETADPTYVARTGYDDPLAEHVAAVEPGNLVACEVDWTGERPRFDACEVVERTRFAFARDVTNLFEAAVECWREAEHGGEAMNSRLTRGTDGDVNGVCYVFADQPGQRDLFEEFRDGTKPLDPLLAAVTGADPPYEVFVLDPADHPFVVVYIALERGGLLARTVRETYGLDGEADDGSGRADEDGGDRAGGDDEFGGLADLDGLTGPDDAGDDPTG; this is translated from the coding sequence ATGGACCGACTCCGCGTCCTCGACAGCACGCGCGCGGCCGACGAGTTCCTCCTCCTCGACCCCGAGACGGCCGACCCGACGTACGTCGCCCGGACAGGCTACGACGACCCGCTCGCGGAGCACGTCGCCGCGGTGGAACCCGGCAACCTCGTGGCGTGCGAGGTGGACTGGACCGGCGAGCGACCCCGCTTCGACGCCTGCGAGGTGGTCGAACGGACACGTTTCGCGTTCGCCCGCGACGTGACGAACCTCTTCGAGGCGGCCGTCGAGTGCTGGCGCGAGGCCGAGCACGGCGGCGAGGCGATGAACTCTCGCCTCACGCGGGGCACCGACGGGGACGTCAACGGCGTCTGTTACGTCTTCGCCGACCAACCCGGCCAGCGCGACCTGTTCGAGGAGTTCCGCGACGGCACGAAACCCCTCGACCCCCTGCTCGCGGCCGTGACGGGAGCCGACCCCCCCTACGAGGTGTTCGTCCTCGACCCGGCCGACCACCCGTTCGTCGTCGTCTACATCGCGCTCGAACGCGGCGGCCTGCTGGCCCGGACCGTCCGCGAGACGTACGGGCTGGACGGCGAGGCGGACGACGGAAGCGGCAGGGCGGACGAAGACGGCGGCGATAGAGCCGGCGGAGACGACGAGTTCGGCGGCCTCGCGGACCTCGACGGGCTGACGGGCCCCGACGACGCCGGGGACGACCCGACGGGCTGA
- a CDS encoding acyl-CoA thioesterase codes for MHDVFENRVRFAETDQQGVVFYGEYVTFQDEAINAFFRAIDYDYAAIRAADWDVHVAHVDLDYRRPAHFEDELVTAVRVERIGRASIFFATRTRRKRDDEVLAEGHVVHVAVDGDGETTRVPDDFREAVDAFQDEPPEQE; via the coding sequence ATGCACGACGTCTTCGAGAACCGCGTGCGCTTCGCCGAGACGGACCAGCAGGGGGTCGTCTTCTACGGCGAGTACGTCACCTTCCAGGACGAGGCGATAAACGCCTTCTTCCGGGCCATCGACTACGACTACGCGGCCATCCGGGCCGCCGACTGGGACGTCCACGTCGCGCACGTCGACCTCGACTACCGCCGTCCGGCCCACTTCGAGGACGAACTGGTCACCGCCGTCCGGGTCGAACGCATCGGTCGCGCGAGCATCTTCTTTGCCACCCGGACCCGACGAAAGCGCGACGACGAGGTGCTCGCAGAGGGCCACGTCGTCCACGTCGCCGTGGACGGGGACGGCGAGACGACCCGCGTCCCCGACGACTTCCGCGAGGCCGTCGACGCCTTCCAGGACGAACCGCCCGAACAGGAGTGA
- the cca gene encoding CCA tRNA nucleotidyltransferase — MTERDEPAGDDVEAVLAAVRGRVTPDADERERLRAVADRVMADAREAIVDLPVEADVVQVGSTARGTWVAGDRDIDVFVRFPPDVAREDLERYGLQVGRAAVPDGREEFAEHPYIKGEVEGFDVDLVPCYRLERATDIRSAVDRTPFHNAYLAERIGPDLADDVRVAKAFLKGVGVYGSDLRTKGFSGYLTELLVLEYGGFRPLLDAARDWLPPVELDPEGHGTRVHDDPLVVVDPTDPARNVAAVCSAANVARLTHHARQFLAAPDESVFDQSPRNPLTPEAMAAELDRRGTTALAVVFDAPALVDDQLYPQLEKSLGGIVGELDRRGFDALRGTVLAAPEAERTRSLDSAAGDDGDDGDDGDVPIAALFVECAVAERPRVERHEGPPVHVDAHAAGFYETYAADESVYGPFVDGDRYVVEREREFTTPEVLLASDALFDVALGVRVESALRGGYDVLVGEETAVLADRFGADLAAYFDPRP, encoded by the coding sequence ATGACCGAGCGCGACGAGCCAGCGGGCGACGACGTCGAGGCCGTCCTCGCGGCGGTCCGCGGGCGGGTCACTCCCGACGCCGACGAGCGCGAGCGCCTGCGGGCGGTCGCGGACCGGGTGATGGCCGACGCGCGCGAGGCCATCGTGGACCTGCCCGTCGAGGCGGACGTGGTACAGGTCGGCTCGACGGCCCGCGGGACGTGGGTGGCGGGCGACCGGGACATCGACGTGTTCGTCCGCTTCCCGCCGGACGTCGCGCGCGAGGACCTCGAACGCTACGGATTGCAGGTGGGCCGGGCCGCGGTCCCCGACGGGCGCGAGGAGTTCGCCGAACACCCCTACATCAAGGGCGAGGTCGAGGGGTTCGACGTGGACCTCGTGCCCTGCTACCGACTGGAGCGCGCGACGGACATCCGCTCGGCGGTGGATCGCACGCCGTTCCACAACGCCTACCTCGCCGAGCGCATCGGCCCGGACCTCGCGGACGACGTGCGCGTCGCCAAGGCGTTTCTGAAGGGCGTCGGCGTCTACGGGAGCGACCTCCGGACGAAGGGGTTCTCGGGGTACCTCACGGAACTGCTCGTCCTGGAGTACGGGGGCTTTCGCCCGCTCCTCGACGCCGCCCGCGACTGGCTCCCCCCGGTCGAACTCGACCCGGAGGGCCACGGCACCCGCGTCCACGACGACCCGCTGGTCGTGGTCGACCCCACCGACCCCGCACGCAACGTCGCGGCCGTCTGCTCGGCGGCGAACGTCGCCCGCCTCACGCACCACGCCCGGCAGTTCCTCGCGGCCCCCGACGAGTCGGTCTTCGACCAGTCGCCGCGCAACCCGCTCACGCCGGAGGCGATGGCCGCCGAACTCGATCGGCGCGGGACGACGGCCCTCGCCGTCGTCTTCGACGCGCCTGCCCTCGTGGACGACCAGTTGTACCCCCAGTTAGAGAAGTCCCTCGGCGGTATCGTCGGCGAACTCGACCGACGCGGGTTCGACGCCCTCCGAGGGACGGTGCTCGCCGCGCCGGAGGCGGAGCGCACCCGTTCGCTCGACTCCGCCGCAGGGGACGACGGCGACGACGGCGACGACGGGGACGTGCCCATCGCCGCCCTGTTCGTCGAGTGTGCCGTCGCGGAGCGCCCGCGCGTCGAGCGCCACGAGGGCCCGCCGGTCCACGTCGACGCGCACGCGGCCGGCTTCTACGAGACGTACGCGGCCGACGAGTCGGTGTACGGCCCGTTCGTCGACGGCGACCGCTACGTCGTCGAACGCGAACGCGAGTTCACGACCCCGGAGGTCCTCCTCGCGAGCGACGCACTGTTCGACGTGGCACTCGGCGTCCGCGTCGAGTCGGCACTCCGGGGCGGCTACGACGTACTCGTCGGCGAGGAGACGGCGGTGCTGGCCGACCGGTTCGGCGCCGACCTCGCGGCGTACTTCGACCCGCGGCCCTGA
- the ubaA gene encoding SAMP-activating enzyme E1, with protein sequence MSGLSLDPEQLDRYSRHIIMDDVGPAGQQRLLDSRILCLGAGGLGSPVIQYLAAAGVGTIGIADDDVVERSNLQRQVIHGESDIGRSKVESAADFVAEQNPDVTVETHETRVTSENVEDLIGEYDIVVDGSDNFATRYLVNDACTLAGVPFSHGAILRFEGQVTTFEAREDGPCYRCLFPEAPPAGTVPSCAEAGVLGVLPGTVGCIQATEAVKLAMDYGETLDGRLILYDAGDMTFDTVEVRKNPDCPVCGEDPDIESVHDVTYEDTCSVDAD encoded by the coding sequence ATGAGTGGCCTCTCGCTCGACCCGGAACAGCTAGACAGGTACTCCCGGCACATCATCATGGACGACGTGGGGCCGGCGGGCCAACAGCGCCTGCTCGACAGCCGCATCCTCTGTCTGGGCGCGGGCGGCCTCGGGTCGCCGGTCATCCAGTATCTCGCCGCCGCGGGCGTCGGGACCATCGGCATCGCCGACGACGACGTCGTCGAACGCTCGAACCTCCAGCGACAGGTCATCCACGGCGAGAGCGATATCGGCCGGTCGAAAGTCGAATCCGCCGCGGACTTCGTCGCCGAGCAGAACCCCGACGTGACCGTCGAGACGCACGAGACGCGCGTTACGAGCGAGAACGTCGAGGACCTCATCGGGGAGTACGACATCGTCGTCGACGGGTCGGACAACTTCGCCACCCGCTACCTCGTCAACGACGCCTGCACGCTGGCGGGCGTCCCCTTCTCCCACGGCGCCATCCTGCGCTTCGAGGGACAGGTGACGACCTTCGAGGCGCGCGAGGACGGCCCCTGCTACCGGTGTCTCTTCCCCGAGGCACCCCCCGCCGGGACGGTCCCCAGTTGCGCCGAGGCGGGCGTCCTCGGCGTCCTCCCGGGGACCGTCGGCTGCATCCAGGCGACCGAGGCGGTCAAGCTCGCGATGGACTACGGCGAGACGCTGGACGGCCGGCTCATCCTCTACGACGCGGGCGACATGACGTTCGACACCGTCGAGGTCAGGAAGAACCCCGACTGCCCGGTCTGCGGGGAGGACCCCGACATCGAGTCGGTCCACGACGTGACCTACGAGGACACCTGCTCGGTGGACGCGGACTGA
- a CDS encoding ABC transporter substrate-binding protein: MRVVSLLPSATELVYALGVEPVAVSHECDYPPEAAEKPAVNAARVDASASSAEIDRQVLAAEREGGGVYELRLDVLAAADPDLVVTQGLCDVCAVDEVLVEEAVDELGLDCEILTTDPHSLADVLDDVRRIGAATGREDCADQLIADLRGRVEAVRETAARADERPRTLVLDWLDPVMTAGHWVPEMIEWAGGECVLPADASTPREWETVREVDPEVLVAAPCGFDLDQTAENLADLTDREGFADLTAVREGRAYAMDGHQYVNRPGVRLVDSLEYLAALLHPDLFETLPASAARPLDALRTVSDGTP; encoded by the coding sequence ATGCGCGTCGTCTCGCTGTTGCCGTCGGCGACCGAACTCGTCTACGCCCTCGGCGTCGAACCCGTGGCCGTCTCTCACGAGTGTGACTACCCGCCAGAGGCGGCGGAGAAGCCCGCCGTGAACGCCGCCCGCGTGGACGCGAGCGCGTCGAGCGCCGAGATCGACCGACAGGTCCTCGCCGCCGAACGCGAGGGGGGCGGCGTCTACGAACTGAGACTCGACGTCCTCGCGGCGGCCGACCCGGACCTCGTCGTCACGCAGGGGCTCTGTGACGTCTGCGCCGTCGACGAGGTGCTGGTCGAGGAGGCCGTCGACGAACTGGGGCTGGACTGCGAAATACTCACCACCGACCCCCACAGCCTCGCGGACGTCCTCGACGACGTCCGCAGGATCGGGGCGGCGACGGGCCGCGAGGACTGCGCCGACCAACTCATCGCGGACCTCCGGGGGCGAGTCGAGGCGGTCCGCGAGACGGCCGCCCGTGCCGACGAGCGTCCCCGGACGCTCGTCCTGGATTGGTTGGACCCCGTGATGACGGCGGGCCACTGGGTGCCCGAGATGATCGAGTGGGCGGGGGGCGAGTGCGTCCTCCCCGCCGACGCGTCCACGCCCCGGGAGTGGGAGACGGTGCGCGAGGTGGACCCGGAGGTGCTCGTCGCGGCGCCCTGCGGGTTCGACCTCGACCAGACCGCCGAGAACCTCGCGGACCTCACCGACCGAGAGGGGTTCGCGGACCTGACGGCCGTCCGCGAGGGGCGCGCCTACGCGATGGACGGCCACCAGTACGTGAACCGACCGGGCGTGCGCCTCGTGGACTCACTCGAGTACCTCGCGGCCCTGCTCCACCCGGACCTGTTCGAGACGCTGCCGGCGAGCGCCGCCCGACCCCTCGACGCCCTCCGCACGGTGTCCGACGGCACGCCCTGA
- a CDS encoding histone family protein has translation MSVELPFAPVDAIIRRNADELRVSADAAEALARRIQDHGARLAVEAAERATDDGRKTLMAADFGAEGRKVGLELPIAPVDRIARLDIDDRYRVSMDARVALAAVLEQYADDVAAAAAVLARHADRRTVVAADVEAYFELIPHFE, from the coding sequence ATGAGCGTCGAGCTTCCGTTCGCGCCGGTTGACGCCATCATCCGGCGGAACGCGGACGAGCTCCGGGTGAGCGCCGACGCCGCCGAGGCGCTCGCGCGACGCATCCAGGACCACGGCGCGCGGCTGGCGGTGGAGGCCGCCGAGCGGGCGACCGACGACGGTCGCAAGACGCTGATGGCGGCCGACTTCGGGGCCGAGGGCCGGAAGGTGGGTCTCGAACTCCCCATCGCCCCCGTCGACCGTATCGCTCGGCTCGACATCGACGACCGGTATCGCGTCTCGATGGACGCCCGCGTCGCGCTGGCGGCCGTCCTCGAGCAGTACGCCGACGACGTGGCGGCCGCCGCGGCCGTCCTCGCTCGCCACGCCGACCGACGGACGGTCGTCGCCGCCGACGTCGAGGCGTACTTCGAACTCATCCCACACTTCGAATGA